A stretch of the Planktothricoides raciborskii GIHE-MW2 genome encodes the following:
- a CDS encoding copper resistance protein B translates to MKGKQISICLNVILNLIGITGTLTLANILAYPLSSYGEPAKELDNFYPTLESLESTEWQFSQSHDHSDHHSDHNSYHHSNNHSDHNSNHHSDHHSGEHDWPEPIHDNHTYSLILLEQLEYRANEGEDSLNWDAVSWVGGDYERLWIKTEGEVGLEDGNGEAELQLLYGQLITPFFDGQVGLAYQQLYGDTSKGRAFGVVGVQGMLPYMVETDAAIFISHKGDISAKLSAEKQLLLSQRLILEPKLETHLAIQDVEEFGVGSGINDLELGLRLRYEINRELAPYMGINWTRKFGKTADFAKEEGEAVDNFAVVGGLRLMF, encoded by the coding sequence GTGAAGGGAAAACAAATCAGTATTTGTTTGAATGTAATCTTAAATCTAATCGGCATAACCGGCACTTTAACTTTAGCCAATATTTTGGCTTATCCTCTGTCAAGTTACGGTGAACCAGCTAAAGAATTGGATAATTTTTATCCAACTTTAGAGTCATTGGAGTCAACGGAGTGGCAGTTTTCCCAGTCCCACGATCACTCAGATCATCACTCAGATCATAACTCATATCATCACTCTAATAATCACTCCGATCATAACTCTAATCATCACTCAGATCATCACTCAGGAGAACATGATTGGCCCGAACCCATCCATGATAATCACACCTATTCGTTAATATTGCTTGAGCAATTGGAATATCGAGCCAATGAAGGGGAAGATTCATTAAATTGGGATGCGGTCAGTTGGGTGGGTGGAGACTATGAAAGACTGTGGATTAAAACCGAAGGAGAAGTCGGTTTAGAAGATGGCAATGGTGAAGCTGAACTTCAACTGCTTTACGGTCAATTAATCACCCCCTTTTTTGATGGACAAGTGGGTTTAGCCTATCAGCAATTGTATGGCGATACTTCCAAAGGACGTGCTTTTGGCGTGGTTGGAGTCCAAGGAATGCTGCCTTATATGGTTGAAACCGATGCCGCTATTTTTATTAGTCACAAAGGGGATATTTCCGCGAAATTATCCGCCGAAAAACAATTGCTTCTTTCCCAACGGTTAATTTTAGAACCAAAATTAGAAACTCATTTGGCAATTCAAGACGTAGAAGAGTTTGGGGTCGGTTCAGGAATTAATGACCTGGAATTGGGCTTACGCTTGCGCTATGAAATTAATCGGGAGTTGGCGCCGTATATGGGCATTAACTGGACGCGCAAATTTGGCAAAACAGCGGATTTTGCCAAAGAAGAAGGGGAGGCGGTGGATAATTTTGCTGTAGTTGGGGGACTGCGGTTAATGTTTTAA
- a CDS encoding DedA family protein, whose product MLSELGDLIRLLSDLPAVIKTFGLFGVWTIVFVETGLFFGVLLPGNSMLFTAGVFASQGLFNIGVLTMGVFVCAVLGNNVGYATGHRFGRRLFTKEDSWFFHKKHLITAHNFYERHGKQTILMARFLPIIRTFGCIVAGIAEMNYRTFLIYNVGGGVVWGFGMPLLGYSLGNLIGEDIDKYLLPIILLIITTSCSTSLFHLYKEHRRNKSNY is encoded by the coding sequence ATGCTATCTGAACTAGGAGATTTAATCCGTCTTTTAAGTGACTTGCCAGCAGTGATTAAAACCTTTGGCTTGTTCGGAGTTTGGACGATTGTTTTTGTCGAAACCGGATTATTTTTTGGGGTATTATTGCCTGGAAATAGTATGTTATTTACCGCTGGGGTTTTTGCCTCCCAAGGGTTATTTAATATTGGCGTCCTGACAATGGGAGTATTTGTTTGTGCGGTACTGGGGAATAATGTGGGATATGCCACGGGTCATCGCTTTGGTCGCCGCTTATTTACCAAAGAGGATTCTTGGTTTTTTCATAAAAAGCATTTAATCACCGCCCATAACTTCTATGAAAGGCACGGCAAACAAACTATTTTAATGGCCAGATTTCTGCCCATTATTAGGACTTTTGGCTGTATTGTCGCGGGCATTGCGGAAATGAACTACCGGACGTTTTTAATTTATAACGTGGGTGGGGGAGTCGTTTGGGGCTTTGGAATGCCGTTACTCGGATATTCTTTAGGAAATTTAATTGGTGAAGATATCGATAAATATTTATTGCCGATTATTTTATTAATTATCACCACATCTTGTAGCACTTCTTTATTTCATTTATATAAAGAACATCGCCGTAATAAATCTAATTATTAA
- a CDS encoding exopolysaccharide biosynthesis protein — translation MAKLSTELQRYFFEEERSPQVTLADILQLAGERTFGFLFVLLSLPSALPLPAAGYSTPFGLVLFLLAVQLISGRKSPWLPNKIMLRSLDLKTVQGFVKAGMPWLQKLEIICRPRLTFICKGLSGRIIMGLGISLMAISMMIPIPGTNTLPAMGIFLTGFGLMDDDGAITLAGLVVCLMGLTLTSSILFALWFGGSSLLDIIKAWLGR, via the coding sequence GTGGCTAAACTTTCCACTGAATTACAACGGTATTTTTTTGAAGAAGAGCGATCGCCCCAAGTCACCCTCGCAGATATTTTGCAGCTTGCTGGGGAAAGAACTTTTGGGTTTTTGTTTGTGCTGCTGTCTTTGCCTTCTGCATTGCCACTCCCTGCCGCCGGTTATTCCACTCCCTTTGGATTAGTGCTATTTTTACTGGCCGTACAATTAATCAGCGGTCGCAAATCCCCTTGGCTGCCGAACAAAATTATGCTTCGTTCCTTGGATCTCAAGACCGTACAAGGTTTTGTCAAAGCAGGAATGCCTTGGTTGCAAAAACTTGAGATCATTTGTCGTCCTCGATTAACTTTTATTTGCAAGGGGTTAAGCGGGCGAATTATCATGGGTTTGGGAATTTCCCTCATGGCCATTTCCATGATGATACCCATCCCCGGCACCAACACCCTACCAGCAATGGGAATATTTCTCACCGGCTTTGGCCTCATGGATGACGATGGCGCTATTACCCTGGCAGGTTTAGTCGTTTGTCTGATGGGACTGACTCTGACTTCCTCGATCCTGTTTGCCCTTTGGTTTGGTGGATCCAGTCTGCTCGACATCATTAAAGCATGGCTGGGCAGATAA
- the ahcY gene encoding adenosylhomocysteinase: MIATATKLNHEVKDLSLAPLGKQRISWAGREMPVLKLIKERFAQEKPFAGIRLVACCHVTTETANLAIALKAGGADAVLIASNPLSTQDDVAASLVVDEGIPVFAIKGEDNATYHRHVHIALDHKPNIIIDDGSDVTATLIQERQHQIADLIGTTEETTTGIVRLQAMFKDGVLSFPAMNVNDADTKHFFDNRYGTGQSTLDGIIRATNILLAGKTIVVVGYGWCGKGTAMRAKGMGANVIVTEINPVKAIEAAMDGFQVMPMAEAATYGDMFITVTGNKHVIRGEHFDVMKDGAIVCNSGHFDIEIDLEALKGKSSEVRTVRPFTEEYVLKSGKSIVVLGEGRLINLAAAEGHPSAVMDMSFANQALACEYLVKNKGKLEPGLHSIPTELDQEIASLKLKAMGITIDTLTPEQISYMNSWTAGT; this comes from the coding sequence ATGATCGCAACCGCAACGAAATTAAACCACGAAGTTAAAGACCTTTCCTTGGCGCCTCTGGGGAAACAGCGGATTTCTTGGGCAGGCAGGGAAATGCCTGTTCTTAAACTGATTAAAGAACGTTTTGCCCAAGAAAAGCCTTTTGCCGGTATCCGCTTAGTGGCTTGTTGCCATGTCACCACGGAAACCGCTAATTTAGCGATCGCCCTCAAAGCCGGTGGTGCTGATGCCGTCCTCATTGCCAGCAACCCCCTGAGCACCCAAGATGACGTAGCCGCCAGCTTAGTGGTAGATGAAGGGATTCCCGTATTTGCGATCAAAGGGGAAGATAACGCCACCTATCACCGTCACGTGCATATCGCCCTGGATCACAAACCCAACATTATTATTGATGATGGCAGTGACGTGACCGCTACCTTGATCCAAGAACGGCAACATCAAATCGCGGATCTGATCGGCACCACGGAAGAAACTACTACCGGGATCGTCCGTTTACAAGCCATGTTCAAAGACGGGGTGCTTTCTTTCCCGGCGATGAACGTGAATGATGCGGACACCAAGCATTTCTTTGATAATCGTTACGGTACAGGTCAGTCTACTCTCGATGGAATTATCCGGGCAACCAATATCCTCCTGGCGGGTAAAACTATCGTCGTGGTCGGATATGGTTGGTGTGGTAAAGGCACCGCTATGCGGGCTAAAGGCATGGGCGCCAATGTGATTGTCACGGAAATCAATCCGGTGAAGGCGATCGAAGCAGCGATGGACGGTTTCCAAGTGATGCCAATGGCCGAAGCCGCCACTTATGGGGATATGTTCATCACTGTCACCGGCAACAAGCACGTGATTCGTGGCGAACATTTCGACGTGATGAAAGATGGGGCGATCGTTTGCAACTCTGGTCACTTTGACATTGAAATTGACCTAGAAGCGTTGAAAGGCAAGTCCTCTGAAGTGCGGACGGTGCGTCCTTTCACCGAAGAATATGTGCTGAAATCCGGTAAATCCATCGTCGTCTTAGGGGAAGGTCGCTTGATTAACTTGGCCGCCGCCGAAGGCCACCCCAGCGCCGTGATGGATATGAGTTTTGCTAACCAAGCCTTAGCTTGCGAATATCTGGTGAAGAACAAGGGCAAGTTAGAACCGGGTTTGCACTCCATTCCTACAGAATTGGATCAAGAAATCGCCAGTCTGAAGTTGAAGGCAATGGGCATTACCATTGATACTTTGACCCCTGAACAGATTTCTTATATGAACTCCTGGACTGCTGGCACCTAA
- a CDS encoding Nif11-like leader peptide family natural product precursor — MEQTNAAKLYTAVQEQQALSEQKEAAENIQAFIEMAEQRGYHYTEEEIKSELSHLSEEELASLQNPGVGPRHHLLPR; from the coding sequence ATGGAACAAACAAATGCTGCTAAATTATATACAGCCGTGCAAGAACAACAAGCGTTAAGCGAACAAAAAGAAGCGGCAGAAAACATCCAGGCTTTTATAGAAATGGCTGAACAGCGCGGCTATCATTATACGGAAGAAGAAATTAAGAGCGAACTCAGTCATTTATCAGAAGAAGAATTAGCTTCTTTGCAAAATCCTGGTGTTGGCCCCAGACACCACCTGTTACCCCGATAA
- a CDS encoding type II toxin-antitoxin system prevent-host-death family antitoxin, whose protein sequence is MNKLDLTQAQERFGELIALVGDNGEQILIEKFGQPIAAIISYADLKRLQNIQADARDSEMISK, encoded by the coding sequence ATGAATAAACTAGATTTAACTCAGGCTCAAGAACGCTTTGGCGAACTCATTGCCCTGGTTGGTGACAATGGCGAGCAAATTTTAATTGAAAAATTCGGTCAACCTATAGCTGCAATTATTAGCTATGCCGACTTAAAGCGCTTACAAAATATTCAAGCGGATGCTAGGGATTCTGAAATGATTTCTAAATAA
- a CDS encoding ATP-binding protein has protein sequence MSSFHDPKFLDELYNVFEPFNPLSPGDPQYVDCREVRGDGDILEELGNKIRRSQRMTCQLYAGHRGAGKSTELLRLKQYLEQNQFLVVYFAADEADIDPEDAEYADILLACTRHILEDLKDIARPDPLTEWLRGRWQELKDLALTEVKFETLSVEGQIAQFAKLTANLRAVPSLRRQIRDKINPYTVTLTQALNEFIAEAKNNLPNGCEKLAVIVDNLDRMVLIPQDNGRTNHEEIFIDRSEQLRSLDCHLVYTVPISLVYSRRSTDLRDIYSDPQVLPMIMVQNPDETTHQPGVDKLTEIITKRVERVAKAALESEVLTTEIFESAEVVQRLCLMSGGHVRNLLLLIQAAINRTHQLPISKKEVQRAITEARDTYRRTVEHDEWQLLAQVHRSKQIINEDQTRNLLFNRCLLEYRYLDNDGELQRWSDVHPLIKNLPEFKAAVAALEKS, from the coding sequence ATGTCCAGTTTCCATGACCCCAAATTTCTCGACGAACTCTACAACGTCTTTGAACCTTTTAATCCATTATCACCGGGAGACCCGCAATATGTAGACTGTCGCGAAGTCCGGGGGGATGGGGATATTTTAGAGGAATTGGGTAATAAAATTCGTCGATCGCAGCGCATGACTTGTCAACTCTATGCGGGACATCGTGGGGCGGGGAAATCCACGGAACTGCTACGTCTCAAGCAATATTTGGAACAAAATCAATTTTTAGTAGTATATTTTGCCGCCGACGAAGCGGATATTGATCCGGAAGATGCCGAATATGCGGATATTTTACTCGCTTGTACTCGCCATATTCTGGAAGACCTGAAAGATATTGCTAGACCAGATCCATTGACAGAATGGTTGCGGGGTCGGTGGCAAGAATTAAAAGACTTAGCCCTCACCGAGGTCAAGTTTGAAACCTTATCGGTGGAGGGACAAATTGCCCAGTTTGCCAAACTCACCGCTAATTTACGGGCAGTTCCTTCTCTACGGCGCCAAATTCGCGACAAAATAAATCCTTATACGGTCACGTTGACTCAAGCATTAAATGAGTTTATTGCCGAGGCGAAAAATAACCTGCCCAACGGCTGTGAAAAACTCGCGGTGATTGTGGATAACTTAGACCGGATGGTTCTCATACCCCAGGACAATGGACGGACTAACCATGAGGAAATTTTTATTGACCGCAGCGAACAACTGCGATCGCTAGATTGCCATTTAGTTTATACGGTGCCCATTTCTTTGGTGTATTCCCGTCGGTCAACAGATTTACGCGATATTTATAGCGACCCCCAAGTATTGCCGATGATTATGGTGCAAAATCCTGATGAGACAACTCATCAACCAGGGGTGGATAAATTAACGGAAATTATTACTAAACGAGTCGAAAGAGTGGCTAAAGCTGCTTTAGAATCAGAAGTTTTGACGACCGAGATTTTTGAAAGTGCCGAAGTAGTGCAACGGTTATGTTTAATGAGTGGCGGTCATGTTCGCAATTTACTCCTATTAATTCAAGCAGCAATTAATCGCACGCATCAGCTACCGATTTCTAAGAAAGAAGTCCAACGGGCGATTACCGAAGCGCGAGATACTTATCGCCGTACTGTGGAACATGATGAATGGCAACTTTTAGCCCAGGTTCACCGCAGTAAGCAAATTATCAACGAAGACCAAACCCGCAATTTATTATTTAATCGCTGTTTGTTGGAATATCGTTATTTAGATAATGATGGAGAGTTGCAACGA